TCGATGCGGCCATCGCCGACCTTGCGCGGCGCACGAGGGATATTGACGAATCCAAGCGGCCCACGGCCTACATCGGAGGCGTGGCCTACAAGGGGCCTCACGGTTTTCAGTCCACGGAGCCGACGTATCCGCCCTTTGCGTTCGTGCAAGCCCGCAACATGGCCCGCGAAGAGGGCGGAGCGGGCAGGGACCTCAGCAACACCGATGTGGCCAAGGAGAAAATCGTGGTCTGGGATCCGGACCATCTGTTCCTGGATCTCTCCACGCTGCAGATGGGCGAGGAGGCCGGCGGCCTGCACGAACTGCGCACCGACCCAGCCTACGCGACCCTTTCGGCCGTGCAGGAGGGCCGGGTTTACGGGGTGCTGCCTTACAACTGGTACTCCCAGAACTTCGAGTCCATCCTGGCCGACGCCTATTTCGTGGGCAAGATTCTCTACCCGGAGCGTTTCGCGGACATCGATCCCAAAGCCAAGGCCGACGAGATCTATTCCTTTGTGGTCGGCAAGCCCATGTTCACTGAGATGAACCGGACCTTTTCCGATCTGGCCTTCATCCGGGTGCCGGTGCGCTGATGCATTCCGATCACGGCAACGTGCCCGAGGAGTACAAACGCTATCTGGCCTGGAAGACCCTGGTCGTGGTGCTGTGCGCTCTTGCCCTGGCTGCGGCCCTGCTCATGTCCCTGTGCGTCGGCGCGGCGGGTCTGCCCCTGGGTGATGTGCTTTCAAGCCTCCTGGGCCAAGACTCAACCCCCCGCATCGACGCCATCGTGCGCGGCATCCGCCTGCCCCAGTCCCTGGCGGCCATGGTCGCGGGCGGCGGGCTGGCCGTGGCCGGGGCGGTCATGCAGGCCATTCTGCGCAACCCT
This DNA window, taken from Desulfomicrobium sp. ZS1, encodes the following:
- a CDS encoding iron ABC transporter substrate-binding protein; protein product: MLLRALFSVVFVLFMSPCVSALTVTDALGRVHELPDDVSRVICSGSGCLRLLTYLQAQDLAVAVDDIESKRNRFDSRPYAMANPQFRTMPIFGQFRGQDNPELILTLDPQPQVIFKTYATMGHDPVELQNKTGIPVVVLDAGDLGGRRDRFYAALRLMGRIVGRTERAESLVAYFDAAIADLARRTRDIDESKRPTAYIGGVAYKGPHGFQSTEPTYPPFAFVQARNMAREEGGAGRDLSNTDVAKEKIVVWDPDHLFLDLSTLQMGEEAGGLHELRTDPAYATLSAVQEGRVYGVLPYNWYSQNFESILADAYFVGKILYPERFADIDPKAKADEIYSFVVGKPMFTEMNRTFSDLAFIRVPVR